The following DNA comes from Microbacterium foliorum.
TGACACCGAGCTTGTCGCTCACCTTCGACCCGCCGAGCACGACCGCGTACGGGCGCTCGGGGTTCTCGGTGAGACGGTCGAGCACATCGAGCTCTGCCGCGATCAGCAGACCGGCAGCCGACGGCAGCAGCTCAGCGAGGTCGTAGACGCTCGCCTGCTTGCGATGCACGACACCGAATCCGTCGGAGACGAGCACGTCGCCGAGTTCTGCGAGCTGAGCCGCGAAGGCGCCGCGCTCGGCGTCGTCCTTCGAGGTCTCCCCCGGGTTGAACCGCAGGTTCTCGATGACGACGATGTCGCCGTCTTCGAGCGAGGCCACGGCCTCCTGTGCCGACTCGCCGACGGTATCGCGCGCGAACGCGACCGGCTTGCCGAGCAGTTCAGACAGTCGCTGAGCGACCGGCGCGAGGCTGTACTGCGGGTCGGGCGCACCGTCGGGGCGTCCGAGGTGCGAGCACACGACGACGCGGGCGCCCGCGTTGATCAGTGCGTTGAGGGTAGGCAACGAGGCGCGGACACGGCCATCGTCCGTGATGATCCCGTCCCGGAGGGGGACATTGAGATCACAACGGACGATGACGCGCTTGCCCTCGAGCGAACCCAGTGAATCCAGGGTGCGCAGAGTCATGGGAGGTGTCTCAGAGACGCTCGGCCACGTACTCGGTCAGGTCGACGAGACGGTTGGAGTAGCCCCACTCGTTGTCGTACCAGCTGGAGACCTTGACCAGGTTGCCGCTGACGTTGGTCAGCGTCGCGTCGAAGATCGACGAGTGCGGGTTGTGCACGATGTCGCTCGAGACGATCTGGTCTTCGTTGTACTGCAGGAAGCCGGCGAGGCGCCCCTCGGCAGCTGCCTTCTTGTAGGCCTCGTTGACCTCTTCGACAGTGAGGTTCTCACGGTCGGTGATCAGCGTCAGGTCGACGATCGAGCCGGTGGGAACCGGGACGCGGTACGACGAGCCGCTCAGCTTGCCCTGGAGCTCGGGCAGAACCTCGCCGATCGCCTTGGCTGCACCGGTCGAGGCCGGGGTGATGTTGATCGCAGCGGCGCGTGCACGACGCAGGTCGCTGTGCGGGCCGTCCTGCAGGTTCTGGTCTGCGGTGTAGGCGTGGGCGGTCATCATGAAGCCGCGGTCGATGCCGAATGCGTCGTTGAAGACCTGGGCCAGCGGCGCGAGGCAGTTGGTCGTGCACGAGGCGTTGGAGATGATGTGATCCGTCTCCGGGTTGTATGTGTCCTCGTTCACGCCCATGACGAACGTGCCGTCGACGCCGGTGCCGGGAGCCGAGATGAGCACCTTCTTGGCACCCGCCTCGATGTGCTTCTTGGCGAGCTCGGCCTTGGTGAAGAAGCCGGTCGACTCGATGACGATGTCGACACCCAGCTCGCCCCACGGGAGACCCGCGGGGTCGCGCTCTGCGAACGCCTTGATCGTCTTTCCGTTGACCGTGATGCTCTCGTCGTCGTAGCTGATGTCAGCGTCGAGGACGCCGCCCACAGAGTCGTACTTCAGAAGGTGGGCAAGGGTCTTGTTGTCGGTGAGGTCGTTGACCGCGACGATCTCGATGTCCGCTCCCTGCGCGAGAGCCGCGCGGAAGTAGTTGCGTCCGATGCGGCCGAAGCCGTTGATACCGATCTTGACAGACACTCAGGTCTCCCTGTTTCTCGTGCGCTGTGCGCAGCAAAAGTGCTTACGCGATGCGCGGGGGTTTTTGGCTGAGATGGCGTCCCGACGAGACTTGACCCGTCGGGACGCGACCCGATTACGACAGTACCAGCAGGCCGTTCGTCTTCTCGCGGGCGACCTCGAAGCGCTGCGCGACGTTCTCCCAGTTGGCGATGTTCCACGCGGCCTTGACATAGTCGGCCTTGACGTTGAGGTAGTCGAGGTAGAAGGCGTGCTCCCACATGTCGAGCTGGAACAGCGGCACGGTGCCCTGCGCCGTGTTGGACTGCTGGTCGAACAGCTGCTGGATGATCAGACGCTGACCGATCGAGTCCCAGCTGAGGACGGACCAGCCGGAGCCCTGGATCCCGAGGGCGTTCGCGGTGAAGTGCGCCTGGAACTTCTCGAACGAGCCGAAGAACTCGTCGATGGCTGCCTTGAGCTCGCCCTCGGGCTGTCCGCCGCCGGTCGGCGAGAGGTTGGTCCAGAAGATGGAGTGGTTGACGTGACCGCCGAGGTTGAACGCGAGGTCCTTCTCGAGCTTGTTCACGTTCGCGAGGTTGCCGCTGTCGCGCGCCTCGGCGAGCTGCTCGAGGGCGGTGTTGGCGCCGGCGACGTAGGTCGCGTGGTGCTTGTCATGGTGCAGCTCCATGATCTTGCCGCTGATGTGCGGCTCAAGGGCTGCGAAGTCGTAGGGAAGGTCGGGGAGCGTGTAAGTCGCCATGTCGCTTTCATCCAATCCGCGCCGCGCCGCGGCGCTTGCCGATCCTCTGCGCCGCCGATGTGCGGCGAAGAGCGGACGTAACTCATCCTAGTGACGACAACGCACGGCTGTCCTGGATCCTTCCTCCGTATGACGAAGCGAGGCGGCCCCTGATCGGGGCCGCCTCGCTCATGGGAGTCCGGTTGTCGTCAGACGTCCAGCCCTGCGGGCACGGCGGCCTCAGTGCCCGGGATGCCCTCCTGCTGTGCGCGCTTGTCGGCCATCGCCAGAAGGCGGCGGATGCGGCCGGCGACGGCATCCTTCGTCATCGGCGGGTCGGCGTGGTGGCCCAGCTCGTCGAGGCTCGCGTCCCGGTGCGCGAGGCGCAGCTCGCCGGCGACCTTGAGGTGGTCGGGCACCTCGTCGGCGAGTATCTCGAGTGCGCGCTCCACACGGGCGCAGGCGGCGACAGCAGCCTGCGCGGAGCGACGCAGGTTGGCGTCGTCGAAGTTCACGAGTCGGTTCACACCCGCGCGCACCTCGCGGCGCTGACGCATCTCTTCCCACGCGACGGCGGTCTTCTGCGCGCCCATCTCGCTCAGGATCGTGCGGATCGCCTCGCCCTCGCGGACGACGACGCGGGGCATGCCGCGCACCTCGCGTGCCTTCGCAGCGACTCCGAGGCGGTGAGCGGCGCCGACGAGCGCCATGGCGGCCTCAGACGACGGGCAGGCGACTTCGAGCATGGCGGAGCGGCCCGGTTCGCTGAGGGTTCCTGCGGCGAGGAACGCTCCGCGCCACAGACCGGCCACCTCGGCGCGAGAGCCGGTGGTGAGGCGGTTCGGGAGTCCGCGGACCGGACGACGGCGCTGGTCGAGCAGACCGGTCTGGCGAGCGAGGGTCTCCCCCGACGCGATCACCCTGACAGCCCACCGCGCTCCGTCGTTCGCCGTGCTCGACTGCACCTGGGCGATCTCGGGCCGAACCCCGTAGATCTCTGCGAGGTCGCGCGCGACGCGCTGCGCGAGGATCTCGGCATCCACCTCTGCCTCGACGGCGACCCGCCCGGCGATGGAGTGCAGTCCGCCGGCGAACCGGAGGATAGAGGTGACCTCCGCGACACGCACCGTCGGGGGTGCATTACGGATGCTGACCAGCTCAGCTTTGACGTCGGTGGTTAGTGCCACGACACTCCTCTACGCTCACGCGCCGGATCGCGGCGCAAACCTCCAGCCTACTCTGACGGAGGCTCCTGCTATTCCCTGCCGAGGTCCCGGTGACGCACGTTGACGGCCACTCCCGGCACGGACGCGAGCCGACGAGCGAGTTCCTCCACCATGGCGACGGATCGGTGCTTGCCGCCCGTGCAGCCGATCGCGATGGTCGAATGGCTCTTGTTCTCGCGCTGATACCCCTCGAGCACCGGTGTGAGAGCCGCCGAATACGAATCGAGGAAACCTGCGGCGCCCTCACGGGAGAGCACGTAGTCCCTCACCGGTTCGTCTTGACCTGTCAGGCCGCGAAGATCCTCGTTCCAGAACGGATTCGGCAGGAAGCGCATGTCCGCGACCATGTCGACATCTGTCGGAAGACCGTACTTGAATCCGAAGCTCAGGAGCGTCACGCGGTGCCGCGCTGCACCCTCTTCTGAGAAGAGGTCGGACACCTGGGTGGCGAGCTGATGGATGTTGAGCGCCGAAGTGTCGACCACGAGATCGGCCGACTCGCGGATCGGCGCGAGGCGGAGGCGTTCGATGCGGATGCCGTCGAGCAGCGTGCCGTCGCCCTGGAGTGGATGCGGCCTGCGAACCGCCTCGAATCGACGCACGAGGACGTCGTCGGACGCATCCAGGAACAGAACGCGCACGGAACCGCGTGATCGCAGCGCCCTCGCCACGCCCGGGAAGTCGTCGAAGAGGTTGCGACCTCGTACGTCGACGACCGCTGCGACCTTGGGCAGAGCATTGCCGCCCATGTCGGTGAGGTCGAGAAGCGGACGGAGGATCTGCGGCGGCAGGTTGTCGACGACGTACCACCCGAGGTCCTCGAGCGCGTTGGCAACCGTCGTGCGCCCCGCGCCCGACATGCCCGTGACGATGAGGAACTCGCCTTTGTCCCCGTCAGTCATGGTTACTCCTTCTCCCCCGCTTGACCCAGCCTAGCGAGTGGAGAGATGCGTATGGATGTTCTCGGCGAGCACGGGCCCGATCCCCTGCACCTCCTGAATCTCCTCAGGAGCAGCGGACCGCAGTGCGGTGACGGATCCGAAGTGCTTGAGAAGCACCTTGATCCGCGATGCGCCGAGCCCGGGCACCTCGGCGAGGATCGACGTGATGTCGTTCCTGCGCCGCTTGCGCTGGTGAGTGATCGCGAATCGGTGGGCTTCGTCTCTCAGCCGCTGGAGCAGGTAGAGCGACTCGCTCGTGCGCGGCAGGATCACCGGGAAGTCGTCGCCGGGAAGCCAGACTTCCTCGAGCCTCTTGGCTATGCCGCACACCGCGATTTCTGTGTGACCGGCGTCTCGGAGCGCGCGCGCGGCCGCCTCGACCTGCGGCTGCCCGCCGTCGACCAGCAGCAGCTGCGGCGGGTAGGCGAAGCGCGGCCTGCGCTTGACCTCCACCACGACCTCGGCGAGCTCGTCGCCACCCTCTGTCGTGGCCGCGACGGCCGGCGCGACCGCTGCGGGTTCGTCGGCCTCCTCCGGGCGGTCGAGGTAGGCGAGGCGACGGCGCAGCACCTGGTACATCGAATCGGTGTCGTCTGTGGTCTCGGCGATGTTGAACGAACGGTACTGGTCTTTTCGAGGCAGCCCGTCTTCGAAGACCACCATCGACGCGACCACGTTCGTGCCCCCGAGATGCGAGATGTCGAAGCACTCGATGCGCAGCGGCGCCTCCGACATCCCCAGTGCCTCCTGCAGATCCGTGAGAGCCTGCGTGCGTGCGATGTAGTCGCTCGTGCGACGGGTCTTGTAGCGGATCAGCGCCTGCTGCGCGTTGAGCGTCGCGGTGCGCATGAGGTCGGCGCGCTGACCGCGCTGGGCGACGGCGATCTCGACCTTCTTGCCTCGCCGCTCACGCAGCCACACCTCGAGCTCGGCGGCATCGTCCGGCAGCGTCGGCACGATGATCCGACGCGGCACGTCCTGCGCATCGCCGTAGGCACGCTGCAGCACCTGATCGACGAGGTCGGCCGTCGAGATGTCGATCTCCTTCTCGATCGTCATCGCGCGGACGCCTCGCACGCGTCCGCCACGGATCACGAAGTGCTGCACGGCCGCGGCGAGCTCGTCTTCCGCGATTCCGAACAGGTCGGCGTCCTCGTCGGTGGCCAGCACCAGCGCGCTCTTGCCGAGCACCGCCTCGATCGCCGTGAGCTTGTCACGGAATCGGGCTGCGGCTTCGTAATCCATCGCCGCGGAGGCGGCGAGCATCCGCTTGGTCAGCTCTCGGGTGAAGCGCTCGTCTCCTCCGGCCATGAACGCGACGAAGTCGTCGACCATCGCACGGTGCTCTTCGATGCTGACCGTCATCGAGCATGGTCCGCCGCACTTGCCGATCTGCCCCGGAAAGCACGGACGCCCCGTCTGCATGGCGCGCTTGTAACTGGAGTCGCTGCAGGTGCGAATCGGGAAGGCCTTGACCATCAGGTCGATCGTCTCGTGCACGGCCCAGACCTTCGGGTAGGGACCGAAATAGCGCGCACCGGGAATCTTGCGGTTCCTGGTGACGATCACACGTGGCGCCTCATCGCCCAGGGTGACGGCCATGAACGGGTAGGACTTGTCGTCCTTGTAGCGCACGTTGAAGGGCGGATCGAACTCCTTGATCCACATGTACTCCAGCTGGAGCGAGTCCACGTCGGTCGAGACGACCGTCCACTCGACGGAAGACGCCGTGGTGACCATGCGCCGGGTGCGTTCGTGGAGCGTGCGCAGCGGAGCGAAGTAGTTCGACAGGCGTTGACGCAAGTTCTTCGCCTTGCCGACGTAGAGCACGCGTCCATCGGCGTCGCGGAAGCGGTACACGCCGGGGTTGGTGGGGATCTCACCAGCCCGCGGCTTGTACGGCAGGACGTCGGCCATCAACTGGCCTTCCGCGCAGAGCGCCCCTCACCCAGGATCTCGGCGAGGAACTGGCCGGTGTGGCTGTCCTCGACTCGCGCGATCTGCTCGGGGGTGCCGGTCGCCAGGATCTCACCGCCACCGGAGCCACCCTCCGGCCCGAGGTCGATCACCCAGTCGGCGGACTTGATCACATCGAGGTTGTGCTCGATGACGATCACCGTGTTGCCCTTGTCGACGAGTCCGTTCAGCACCTCGAGGAGCTTGCGCACGTCTTCGAAGTGCAGACCGGTGGTCGGCTCATCGAGCACGTAGATGCTGCGACCGTTGCTGCGACGCTGGAGCTCGGTGGCGAGCTTGACGCGCTGTGCCTCGCCGCCGGACAGGGTCGTCGCCGACTGACCGAGACGCACGTAGCCGAGACCCACGTCGACGAGGGTCTTCATGTAGCGGTGGATCGCCTGGATAGGCTCGAAGAACTCCGCCGCCTCGGCGATAGGCATCTCGAGGACCTCGGCGATGTTCTTGCCCTTGTAGTGCACCGATAGCGTGTCACGGTTGTAGCGCTTGCCGTGGCAGACCTCGCAGTCGACGTAGACGTCCGGCAGGAAGTTCATCTCGATCTTGATCGTGCCATCGCCCGAGCACGCCTCGCAGCGACCCCCCTTGACGTTGAAGCTGAAGCGTCCGGGCTGGTAGCCGCGAACCTTCGCCTCGGGAGTCTCGCTGAAGAGCGAACGGATGCGGTCGAAGACGCCGGTGTAGGTCGCCGGGTTCGAGCGCGGCGTGCGACCGATCGGCGCCTGGTCGACGTGCACGACCTTGTCGAGATTGTCGAGACCCGAGACACGTGTGTGCTTTCCGGGAACCGTGCGGGCGCCGTTGAGCCGCGAGGCGAGCACCTGGTACAGGATGTCGTTGACCAGCGAGGACTTTCCCGAGCCGGACACTCCGGTGACCGCCGTCAGAACACCCAGCGGGAAGTTCACGCTGACGTTCTTCAGGTTGTTCTCGCGAGCGCCGACGACGCTGAGCATGCGCTTCTTGTCGAGCTTGCGGCGCTTCTTCGGCGTCGGGATCTCGCGACGACCGGAGAGGTACTGTCCTGTCATAGAGCTCGGCTCGGCGAGGAGTGCTTCGTATGAACCGGAATGCACGACCTCGCCGCCGTTCACTCCCGCGCCCGGCCCGATGTCGACGACCCAGTCCGCCGATTCGATGGTCTCTTCGTCGTGTTCGACGACGATCAGCGTGTTGCCGAGGTCACGGAGCTTCAGAAGAGTGTCGATCAGTCGACGGTTGTCGCGCTGATGCAGGCCGATCGACGGTTCATCGAGCACGTAGAGCACACCGGTGAGACCCGAGCCGATCTGCGTGGCGAGGCGGATGCGCTGTGCCTCACCGCCCGAGAGCGACCCGGCCGAGCGGCTGAGGTTGAGATACGAGAGCCCGACCTGCAGCAGGAAGTCGAGTCGCAGGCGGATCTCGCGCAGCACCTGGGCCGCGATCTTCGCCTCACGATCGGTGAGAGTGAGTGTCTCCATGAACGAGCGTGCGTCGGCGAGGCTCAGGTGCGACACCTCGGCGATCGAGTGGCCGTGCACCTGCACCGCGAGCACCTCGGGCTTGAGCCGGTTGCCATCGCACACGGGGCACGGCACCTCGCGGAGGTACTCGCCCCAGCGTGAGCGCTGCGTGTCGGACTCGGCCTGCGCGTACTGCCGCTCGATGTAAGGGACGACGCCCTCGAAGCCGGATGCGTACCGCATCTCGCGCCCGTACCGGTTCTTGAATTTGACCGTGACCTTGTAGTTGTCGCCGCGGAGGATCGCATCCTGCACGTCGACCCTGAGATCCTGCCACGGGGTGTCGAGCGAGAAGTTGAGGTCGTCGGCCAGACCCTCGAGCAGGCGCTCGTAGTACTGGAAGAGTCCCTTTCCCTGGGTGGTCCAGGGAACGATCGCGCCCTCGCGGATGGAGAGCTCCTCGTCGCCGAGCATCAGGTCGATGTCCACCGACATGCGGGTGCCGAGACCCGAGCAGGCGGGGCAGGCACCGAACGGCGCGTTGAACGAGAAGGTGCGCGGCTCGATCTCGGTGAGCGACAGAGCGTGCCCGTTCGGGCACGCGAGCTTCTCGGAGAACGACTGCCAGGCGTCGTCGCCCTCTTCGTCGACGAAGTTCACCTGCACGACGCCACCCGCGAGACCGAGTGCGGTCTCGACCGAGTCGGTGACGCGACCGAGGATGTCGTCGGCCGCGACCAGGCGGTCGACGACCACCGCGATGTCGTGCTTGTAGCTCTTCTTGAGCGTGGGCGGCTCGGCCAGCTGGATCAGCTCTCCGTCGACGATCGCACGGGAGTACCCCTTGGCACCCAGTTCGCGGAACAGATCGACGAACTCGCCCTTCTTCTGAGAAACGATGGGCGCGACGATCTGGTAGCGCGTGCGCTCGGGCAGCTCCATGAGCTGGTCGGCGATCTGCTGCACCGTCTGTCGCTGGATGCGCTCACCGCACTCGGGGCAGTGCGGAATGCCGATGCGCGCCCAGAGCAGACGCATGTAGTCGTAGATCTCGGTGATCGTGCCGACCGTCGACCGCGGGTTGCGGTTGGTCGACTTCTGATCGATCGACACCGCGGGGCTGAGCCCCTCGATGAAGTCGACGTCCGGTCGGTCGACCTGGCCGAGGAACTGACGCGCGTACGCGCTCAGCGACTCGACGTAGCGACGCTGCCCTTCGGCGAAGATCGTGTCGAACGCGAGACTCGACTTTCCCGAACCGGACAGGCCGGTGAACACGACGAGGGAGTCGCGTGGGATGTCGATGTCGACGTTCTTCAGATTGTGTACGCGGGCACCGCGAACGCTGAGTTTTCCTGGGGTTGCAACCGGGACGATAGGCACTGATCAAGTCTACGAGGGGCCACGGACATTGGCTCCGTGAGGGCTCACAGGGAAGACCTCACCAATCACGGTGCACGGCGGTTCGCCCGCACGAGCAGGGTCGCCGTGAGCGCGACGACGGCTCCGGCTCCCGCCACGGCGGCCCATGGCACGGTCTGCGCCGATCCCTGGGTGGCGACTCCGCCGACGATCATCAACACAACCGTCACCGGCTGGGCGATCGCCTGGACGGCGAGCAGCCGCAGCGCGCTGGGCCGGAGTGCGGCGATCACCACGCGGGACCCCGCGGGGATCACGAGAGAGAGCGACATCAGCACGTGGATGAGCTGCACGACGAGCACCGCGATCATCGCGCGCCCGAGATCGGGCTCGGAGATCAGCATCCCGATCACGAGGCAGCCGATGGATCCCCACGCCGCGAACGTCTGCGGAAGGGCGGCGGCGAGGATCGCGAGCACGACCGCGGCCGCCTGCCACCCGATCAGCGGACACAGGGCGACGGCCCCGACCGCGACCACGACGATGAGCGCGCCCCGCACGACGAGCCAGGAGACGGCAGGGCCGGTCTGCAGGGAGTCGTTCGCCTTCATCGGCGCGCCCTCGCGATCGCGAGCAGCGCCGACGACGGATCATCGGCCCAGGAGACCACATCGACTCCGGCGCCGTGCAGATCGGCGAACACGTTCTCCCGCTCGGCGAGCACCGTTCGAAGCCCGATGAGCTGCGCGCGGGTGAGACGCGTGCGGTCGAGCGGCGGAAGCACGTCGACGGCGACGACCCGATGTCCGCTCGCCCTCCACATCAGCGCCGTCCGTGCCGCCGCACCCTCGAAGAAGGTCGACAGCACGAAGACGACAGAGCCGTGCGGCACGGGAGGAGTGCGGCGGAAGGTCGCATCGTCTCGCGCCTGGCCGGTCGTGGCGATGGCCGCCACGACGCGGGAGAGATGCCGCGATCCGCTGCCGCTGCGCAGCGACCTGCCCCCGTGCACGAGCACGTGCAGCGCGACGCGGTCGCCTGCGCCGATGGCCGAGTCGGCGATCGCACGGGCGGCCTCGCGCGCGAGGTCGAGCGATGTCACTCCGCTGCGTTCGAAGTCGCCGCTCCCCCACGACGAGACGACCTCGCCGAGGTCTTCCGACGTGTCCATCGCGATCACGACGGAGGAGTCGCTGAGGGTGTTGGTGCGTCGAACCAGCAGATCCCCTGGCCTGCGGGCCATCCGCGCCGTGGCCCGCCAGTCCACGCGGCGCAGTTCGTCTCCGGGAGCGAAGGCGTGGATGTCCCTGAAGTCACCGCCCTGGCCCTGGCGGCGACCCTCGTGAGCACCGTGCGACCCGGTCAGCCGTCGGGGCAGCGGCAGCGCATCGAGCGCTGTACGGGGCGGCGCGACCTGGCGCCTGGCGGAGACGACCTCTGATCTCTTCGAGAGCGCTGCTCCCTCGAGCGAGAACCCTCTCGCAGCCGCTTGGACGGGAATCGCCGGCCCGGAGTGCAGGACCTTGCTGCGTGCCGTCACGGACGATCCGTCGCCTGGCACGATCACGCGCCTGGTGCGACGCTCCGACTGCACGATCACCATCTCGACGGCTTCCGAATCGGCCACGACAGTGACCGCGCTGAGCAGCTCACCCTCGGGCCCCGGCAGCGGATCGATCGTGACCTTCGGCACGCCCCCGGCAGCACCGCGCGCGATCGCGAACCCGCTCCAGAGGGCGAGAGGCAGCCCCATGGCCACGACGTCCGGCCGAGCCGACAGAAGGCCGACGACGGCCAGGATCACCGCACCCCCGATCGCCACGGACAGCACCGGCCCGCGACGCCCCACGTCGGGAGCATCCGTCATCCGAGCGCCCCGACAGTCGACGGCACTGCGACCTGCCCGGCGACCGAGCGCACCACGTCGGACGCTGACGCCCCCTGAGCCCACGCCTGGGGGGTGAGGGTGAGCCGATGCGCCAGCACAGGCACGGCGATGCGCTTGATGTCATCCGGGCGCACGAAGTCGCGGCCGTCCAGTGCCGCCAGAGCTCGTCCGAGCAGAAGCAGACCGAGCGAACCTCGTGGCGAGGCCCCGACCTCGACGTTCGGCGCATTCCGCGTGGCGCGCGTGATCTCGACGCAGTAGCGGGAGATGTCCTGATCGACGTGGATGGCCTCGACCGCGTCCTGCAGGGCGACGAGCTGAGCGGCGTCGATCACCGGGGCGACGTGGGTCGCCTCCTGGCGCCTGCTCACCCGATTCTCCAGGATCCGAGCCTCGTTCTCCGGCCCCGGGTAGCCGACGGACAGCCGCACCATGAACCTGTCGAGCTGCGCCTCGGGAAGCGCGTAGGTGCCCTCGTACTCGATCGGATTCGACGTCGCGATCACATGGAACGGCGCCGGCAGCGCGAAACTGTTGCCCTCGACGGTCACCTGCCGCTCCGCCATCGCCTCGAGCATCGCGGACTGGGTCTTCGGCGTGGTCCGGTTGATCTCGTCGGCGAGCAGCAGACCGGTGAAGATAGGCCCCGGGCGGAAGACGAAGTCCCCCGAGTCCGGTGCGTACACGTACGATCCGGTCACGTCGCCGGGGAGCATGTCGGGGGTGCATTGCAAGCGGCGGAACGACAGCCCCAGGGCAGATGCGAGGCTACGCGCGGCGAGGGTCTTGCCCAGCCCCGGCACATCCTCGAACAGCACGTGACCACCCGCGAGGATCGTCGCGAGCGCGATCTCGATGGGGTCATCCATGCCCACCACGACTGTCCTCACTGCGGCGAGGATCCTGGCTCCGGTGTCGGCGATCTCTGCGGGGCTCGTCATGTCATCTCCTTGATCGACGGAACAGTGAGGGCCGCCCCAGGTCTGGATCCGGGGCGTGCGGCGCGAGCGACGGCTCGCCGGGTTTTGCGGGGTCCAGTCGGTCGACGGCATCCAACGCCCGTTCGATGTCGACGATGGTCGGGGCGCGACCGGTGAGCCGATCCCAGAGGTCGGGTCCGATCACCGCGATGAGGCGCTCGCTGTCGTCCGGGTCATCCGGATCGATTCCCTGGCGCAGCAACCGATGGCGCAGGATCGCGCTGACGCGTCGGGTGATCTGCTGTCCGGCGATGCCGGTATGCGTGTTCAGCGCCCACGCCATCCGGGAGATCTCGGTCGGCCGACGATGAGGTTCCGTGTCGATGCGCGGGGCGTCGAAGCCCGGTTCGAGCGGCATCACGAGCTGTCCGAGCAGACCGACCGAGCAGATCAGCAGACTCCAGCCGATCACGAACGCCCAGGTGAAGCCGAATCCGAGGAGGGCGAGAGCCGCGACGACCGCGACGCCCACCGCGAGGAGTGTTCTCCGCGCGCTCATCGCCACACCTCCTCGATGCGCCGCAGTGCCCGTCGCGCCGAGGACCGATCATCTTCGTCGGCAACCCGGGTTCCGAAGCGGACGCTCTCATAGAGGCGCAGCAGCGCCACAGCCTCGTCCGCGACGCCCGGCCGCAGGGTGACGATCCTCACCACGAACTCCCCGGGAGTCTCGCTCGCCGCTCGCGTGACCCCGGCGTCTGCGGCGCTCTCTTCGAGCCCGATCCAGGCCGCGATGATGGCATCCGTCGCTCTGACACGCTCATCGATCGTGGCCAGCGCCCCGGCGATCCCTCGTCGCATCACCCCGACTGCGATGTCCGCCGTCGGCGGCGACTCGAACTGCTCGACCTCGGGCGCGACAACGGCTGCATCGCGGCGTCTGAGCGGGCGATCTCGCCATGCTCGGAGCAGTGCCTTGGCGGCGATCACCAGGAGAACGATGATCCCGGCCGCCACCAACACCATCAGGATCACGGTGAGCATCTGCGCGACCGCGGCATTCGTGGGTTCGCTCTCCAACGGCTCGGGGAGGCCTGTCCCACCCGGCGACGCCGTGGGCAGCGGCTCAGCCGTACCAGCGGGGATCGGCTCGGCGGGACGGAACGTCGGCTGTCCCTGGACCGCCGACGCGGTCATCGCCACGACGAAGAGGACCACCACGACGAAAGGAACGACCAGCCGATCGACACTCCGGCGCGCAGGACGCGTCTGGTGATCGATCGGCATGCCCACACCCTATGACGCGGTCACTCCGGGGCCGGACGGCGCCCCGCGAACGCCGACAACCCATCACGCAGCGTCGCGATCTGCTGCAGGTC
Coding sequences within:
- a CDS encoding phosphoglycerate kinase: MTLRTLDSLGSLEGKRVIVRCDLNVPLRDGIITDDGRVRASLPTLNALINAGARVVVCSHLGRPDGAPDPQYSLAPVAQRLSELLGKPVAFARDTVGESAQEAVASLEDGDIVVIENLRFNPGETSKDDAERGAFAAQLAELGDVLVSDGFGVVHRKQASVYDLAELLPSAAGLLIAAELDVLDRLTENPERPYAVVLGGSKVSDKLGVISHLLPRVDRILVGGGMLFTFLKAQGHAVASSLLEEDQLETVRGYIAEAEKRGVELVLPTDAVVASSFSADADHEVTAADAIEDTAFGAAGIGLDIGPETAARFAEVIRESKTVFWNGPMGVFEFPAFAGGTKAVAQSLTEVDGLSVVGGGDSAAAVRQLGFTDDQFGHISTGGGASLEFLEGKKLPGLTVLGWE
- the gap gene encoding type I glyceraldehyde-3-phosphate dehydrogenase, translated to MSVKIGINGFGRIGRNYFRAALAQGADIEIVAVNDLTDNKTLAHLLKYDSVGGVLDADISYDDESITVNGKTIKAFAERDPAGLPWGELGVDIVIESTGFFTKAELAKKHIEAGAKKVLISAPGTGVDGTFVMGVNEDTYNPETDHIISNASCTTNCLAPLAQVFNDAFGIDRGFMMTAHAYTADQNLQDGPHSDLRRARAAAINITPASTGAAKAIGEVLPELQGKLSGSSYRVPVPTGSIVDLTLITDRENLTVEEVNEAYKKAAAEGRLAGFLQYNEDQIVSSDIVHNPHSSIFDATLTNVSGNLVKVSSWYDNEWGYSNRLVDLTEYVAERL
- a CDS encoding superoxide dismutase, producing MATYTLPDLPYDFAALEPHISGKIMELHHDKHHATYVAGANTALEQLAEARDSGNLANVNKLEKDLAFNLGGHVNHSIFWTNLSPTGGGQPEGELKAAIDEFFGSFEKFQAHFTANALGIQGSGWSVLSWDSIGQRLIIQQLFDQQSNTAQGTVPLFQLDMWEHAFYLDYLNVKADYVKAAWNIANWENVAQRFEVAREKTNGLLVLS
- the whiA gene encoding DNA-binding protein WhiA, with amino-acid sequence MALTTDVKAELVSIRNAPPTVRVAEVTSILRFAGGLHSIAGRVAVEAEVDAEILAQRVARDLAEIYGVRPEIAQVQSSTANDGARWAVRVIASGETLARQTGLLDQRRRPVRGLPNRLTTGSRAEVAGLWRGAFLAAGTLSEPGRSAMLEVACPSSEAAMALVGAAHRLGVAAKAREVRGMPRVVVREGEAIRTILSEMGAQKTAVAWEEMRQRREVRAGVNRLVNFDDANLRRSAQAAVAACARVERALEILADEVPDHLKVAGELRLAHRDASLDELGHHADPPMTKDAVAGRIRRLLAMADKRAQQEGIPGTEAAVPAGLDV
- the rapZ gene encoding RNase adapter RapZ, translating into MTDGDKGEFLIVTGMSGAGRTTVANALEDLGWYVVDNLPPQILRPLLDLTDMGGNALPKVAAVVDVRGRNLFDDFPGVARALRSRGSVRVLFLDASDDVLVRRFEAVRRPHPLQGDGTLLDGIRIERLRLAPIRESADLVVDTSALNIHQLATQVSDLFSEEGAARHRVTLLSFGFKYGLPTDVDMVADMRFLPNPFWNEDLRGLTGQDEPVRDYVLSREGAAGFLDSYSAALTPVLEGYQRENKSHSTIAIGCTGGKHRSVAMVEELARRLASVPGVAVNVRHRDLGRE
- the uvrC gene encoding excinuclease ABC subunit UvrC, whose protein sequence is MADVLPYKPRAGEIPTNPGVYRFRDADGRVLYVGKAKNLRQRLSNYFAPLRTLHERTRRMVTTASSVEWTVVSTDVDSLQLEYMWIKEFDPPFNVRYKDDKSYPFMAVTLGDEAPRVIVTRNRKIPGARYFGPYPKVWAVHETIDLMVKAFPIRTCSDSSYKRAMQTGRPCFPGQIGKCGGPCSMTVSIEEHRAMVDDFVAFMAGGDERFTRELTKRMLAASAAMDYEAAARFRDKLTAIEAVLGKSALVLATDEDADLFGIAEDELAAAVQHFVIRGGRVRGVRAMTIEKEIDISTADLVDQVLQRAYGDAQDVPRRIIVPTLPDDAAELEVWLRERRGKKVEIAVAQRGQRADLMRTATLNAQQALIRYKTRRTSDYIARTQALTDLQEALGMSEAPLRIECFDISHLGGTNVVASMVVFEDGLPRKDQYRSFNIAETTDDTDSMYQVLRRRLAYLDRPEEADEPAAVAPAVAATTEGGDELAEVVVEVKRRPRFAYPPQLLLVDGGQPQVEAAARALRDAGHTEIAVCGIAKRLEEVWLPGDDFPVILPRTSESLYLLQRLRDEAHRFAITHQRKRRRNDITSILAEVPGLGASRIKVLLKHFGSVTALRSAAPEEIQEVQGIGPVLAENIHTHLSTR